A window from Gemmatimonadetes bacterium SCN 70-22 encodes these proteins:
- a CDS encoding 6-pyruvoyl tetrahydrobiopterin synthase, giving the protein MPIVTVTRRLRFNAAHRVHNPALSDAENAALFGKCNNPNWHGHNYALEVSVEGEVDPRTGYVVDLGALRDLVEREVVGKLDHRNLNLDVDFLQGVNPTSENLVVAIWRVLQPHVRPGRLTNLRLWETENNHVDYDGR; this is encoded by the coding sequence ATGCCGATCGTCACGGTGACCCGGCGCCTGCGATTCAACGCGGCGCACCGGGTGCACAACCCTGCGCTGAGCGATGCCGAGAACGCGGCGCTGTTCGGCAAGTGCAACAACCCGAACTGGCACGGGCACAACTATGCCCTCGAGGTGTCGGTGGAAGGGGAGGTGGACCCCAGGACGGGGTACGTGGTCGACCTCGGGGCCCTGCGGGACCTCGTGGAGCGCGAGGTGGTCGGGAAGCTGGACCACCGGAACCTGAACCTCGACGTGGACTTCCTGCAGGGGGTGAACCCCACGTCGGAGAACCTCGTCGTCGCCATCTGGCGCGTGTTGCAGCCGCACGTGCGCCCTGGGCGCCTAACGAACCTGCGGCTCTGGGAGACCGAGAACAACCATGTCGACTACGACGGGCGCTGA